The bacterium BMS3Abin08 region CATCACTGATCGTAATATCCTCCCTGCTGGTACTGATCCCGGGGGCCCCTCTTGTGACGCTTATGGTCTTCTCATCCGTGCTCAATGGACTGATACTGCCCTTTGTCCTTGTATACGCCCTCCGGATCTCCAACAACCCCAAGATAATGGGCAGTTATACTAACTCGAGGTTTTTTAACATTACTGCCTGGGCAACGATCATAGCAATCATAGTATTAACCGTCCTGATGCTCATCTTCGTGTTTGTGCTATAATATGTAGGTATTATGTTGAGGTTTTTCTATTTTAGTGTCCGTGTATAAAGTCGAACAGTTGTCGTTTTTCCGTCATTCCGGCTTGTCCGGAATCGTTCTTTAAAAAGATTCCCGACGCCCGAATGCGTTCGGGATTGCGGGAATTACAAATAAGTGTAATTTATACACAGACACTATTGTCGTGTCAATCTTGTAATGCCGGGGTGTTTGAATTGTCATTCCCGCTACGTCGGGAATCATACTCCTCTTAGATTCCGGACAAGCCGGAATGACAATTGAGAGTTGACGCGACACTATATTATAACCGCCCTTTTTAACAACCCCTGATTTGACAGAGCATAGAGTTATGGTTAAGGCAATCGAATGGACAGAAGACAGTGTCAGGATACTTGATCAGTCCAGGCTTCCAAATGAGGTAAGCTATATAGACTGCACAAACCACCGGATGATTGCAGATGCAATCAGGTCCCTGAAGATCCGTGGAGCCCCGGCAATAGGCATAGCCGCTGCTATGGGGATAGCCCTCTCAGCACAGGAGTCCACTGCAGGCTCTTACAACGACTTCATGTGCTACCTCGAACCCCTCATTGAAACCATGCTCTCCACAAGGCCTACGGCCGTTAATATTAAATGGGCCATGAACCGCCTGAAAAGGGTCCTTGCCGGAAATTCCGGAGAAACAGTTGACCGTCTCAAGGAACTGCTTGTCAGGGAGGCCGGGCTAATGCTGGATGAGGACATCAGGGTTAACAGGGCCATAGGTGTATTCGGCGCCGAATTTATAAGGGATGGCGATACCGTGCTGACACACTGTAATGCAGGCGCCCTTGCTACCGGTGGTTACGGAACTGCAACAGCACCCATCCTCATGGCCATTGAAGCGGGGAAAAAGGTCCATGTAATCGCTGATGAAACCAGGCCGGTCCTTCAGGGGGCAAGGCTTACAGCATGGGAACTGATGCAGGCAGGGGTACCGGTAACCTTGATTACGGACAACTCGGCCGGCGCCCTGATGAGAAGGGGAGATATCGACCTCTGTATTGTCGGCACTGACAGAACCGCAAGAAATGGTGATGTGGCAAACAAGATAGGGACATACTCTGTTGCGGTCCTCGCCCGTGAGAATAACATCCCCTTTTATGTTGCAGCCCCCCTGAGCAGCATTGATTTCGATATCCGGTCAGGTGATCTTATCCCCATAGAGGAAAGACCCGGTGAGGAGGTAACCTCTATAGGTGGTAAGAGGATTGCCCCTGAAGGTGTTGCGGTTATCAACATGGCCTTCGATGTAACACCTGCCCGTTATGTTACTGCGATCATAACCGAAAAAGGGGCCTTCAGGCCAAGATATATAAAAAAACTGAACCTGCCCGGACTGGATTTATCAGGCCTCCGGTTGAAACCGTGAGCTGAATCCGGGTTTATTGTTTATTGGATTAACCGTCCTTAAAATAACGCAATATTGACTTTAAAGACGTATATGACATATCATTTTTGTGTAGACTCAAAACCATGATTAAGTCA contains the following coding sequences:
- the mtnA gene encoding methylthioribose-1-phosphate isomerase, with the translated sequence MVKAIEWTEDSVRILDQSRLPNEVSYIDCTNHRMIADAIRSLKIRGAPAIGIAAAMGIALSAQESTAGSYNDFMCYLEPLIETMLSTRPTAVNIKWAMNRLKRVLAGNSGETVDRLKELLVREAGLMLDEDIRVNRAIGVFGAEFIRDGDTVLTHCNAGALATGGYGTATAPILMAIEAGKKVHVIADETRPVLQGARLTAWELMQAGVPVTLITDNSAGALMRRGDIDLCIVGTDRTARNGDVANKIGTYSVAVLARENNIPFYVAAPLSSIDFDIRSGDLIPIEERPGEEVTSIGGKRIAPEGVAVINMAFDVTPARYVTAIITEKGAFRPRYIKKLNLPGLDLSGLRLKP